In Xanthomonas sp. SI, the following are encoded in one genomic region:
- a CDS encoding VOC family protein yields the protein MKLIPFLSFDGSTHEAMAFYAQALGGSVVSEMTYRDMPPSDSMDGCGEMPPDTLDQVAHSQLEAGGAVLMAADSHAAQGAGTTTINVEVDSVEEAERVFAALSAGGQVGMPLAETFWARRWGMLVDRYGKPWMVNCMKQP from the coding sequence ATGAAACTGATTCCGTTCCTGAGCTTCGACGGCAGCACCCACGAGGCGATGGCGTTCTACGCGCAGGCCCTGGGCGGCAGTGTCGTGTCGGAAATGACCTATCGCGACATGCCGCCCAGCGACAGCATGGACGGCTGCGGCGAGATGCCGCCGGACACGCTGGACCAGGTCGCGCACAGCCAGCTCGAAGCCGGTGGCGCGGTGCTGATGGCCGCCGACAGCCACGCCGCACAGGGCGCCGGCACCACCACCATCAACGTCGAGGTGGATTCGGTGGAGGAGGCCGAACGGGTGTTCGCCGCGCTGAGCGCCGGCGGTCAGGTCGGCATGCCGCTGGCCGAGACGTTCTGGGCGCGGCGCTGGGGCATGCTGGTCGATCGTTACGGCAAGCCGTGGATGGTCAACTGCATGAAACAGCCGTGA
- a CDS encoding VOC family protein → MSDAPQMIFVNLPVRDLEASKAFFAALGYAFNPTFTDQNAACMIVSDSIFVMLLTEPFFAGFTSKPISDARVRTEVITALSATSRAAVDALLEKALAAGAREPQPPRDYGFMYQRGFEDPDGHLWEIAHMSGTPG, encoded by the coding sequence ATGTCCGATGCGCCGCAGATGATCTTCGTCAACCTCCCGGTCCGCGATCTGGAGGCCTCCAAGGCCTTCTTCGCGGCGCTGGGCTACGCCTTCAATCCGACCTTCACCGACCAGAACGCGGCCTGCATGATCGTCAGCGACAGCATCTTCGTGATGCTGCTGACCGAGCCGTTCTTCGCCGGTTTCACCAGCAAGCCGATCAGCGATGCGCGTGTGCGCACCGAGGTCATCACCGCGTTGTCGGCCACCAGCCGCGCCGCGGTCGACGCGCTGCTGGAGAAAGCGCTGGCGGCCGGCGCGCGCGAGCCGCAACCGCCGCGCGACTACGGTTTCATGTACCAGCGCGGCTTCGAGGATCCCGATGGCCATCTGTGGGAGATCGCGCACATGAGCGGCACGCCGGGCTGA
- a CDS encoding sigma-70 family RNA polymerase sigma factor: protein METTFAQRLETVWRMEAPGLIARLSRLLGGDVGRAEELVQDTWLAALERWPAQGIPDNPGAWLMTTARNRAIDVLRQHQRIAGQHAQWGEALQPQALPAPDDSDALQDDIGDDLLRLMFVACHPLLPADARVALTLRLLGGLTTEEIARAFLLPEPTIAQRIVRAKRTLAQKQVPFEVPRQAALPQRLASVLEVIYLVFNEGYAASAGDDWMRPALCEEALRLGRVLAHRLPAWPQVHGLLALMELQASRSAARVRADGSPVLLPEQDRARWDWLQIARGQDALRRAQALGGDDDAYVLQAAIAECHACARRAEDTDWARLAALYARLAQLHPSPVVELNRAVAVARAEGAAAAWALLQPLREDPRLRDYAPLAAACGDVLQRLGRTDEARAAFAQAAALTANARERQALLARAAAL from the coding sequence ATGGAGACCACGTTCGCGCAACGCCTGGAGACGGTCTGGCGCATGGAGGCGCCGGGCCTGATCGCGCGCCTGTCGCGGCTGCTCGGCGGCGACGTCGGCCGTGCCGAGGAATTGGTCCAGGACACCTGGCTGGCCGCGCTGGAGCGCTGGCCCGCGCAGGGCATTCCCGACAACCCCGGAGCGTGGCTGATGACCACCGCGCGCAATCGCGCCATCGACGTGCTGCGCCAGCACCAGCGCATCGCCGGCCAGCACGCGCAGTGGGGCGAGGCGCTGCAGCCGCAGGCGTTGCCCGCGCCGGACGACAGCGACGCGCTGCAGGACGACATCGGCGACGACCTGCTGCGGCTGATGTTCGTGGCCTGCCATCCGCTGCTGCCGGCCGACGCGCGGGTGGCGCTGACCCTGCGCCTGCTCGGCGGCTTGACCACCGAGGAGATCGCGCGCGCGTTCCTGCTGCCGGAGCCGACCATCGCCCAGCGCATCGTCCGCGCCAAGCGCACCCTGGCGCAGAAGCAGGTGCCGTTCGAAGTGCCGCGGCAGGCGGCGCTGCCGCAGCGCCTGGCCTCGGTGCTGGAGGTTATCTATCTGGTGTTCAACGAAGGCTACGCGGCCAGCGCCGGCGACGACTGGATGCGTCCGGCGCTGTGCGAGGAGGCGCTGCGGCTGGGCCGGGTGCTGGCGCATCGGTTGCCGGCGTGGCCGCAGGTGCATGGGTTGCTGGCGCTGATGGAATTGCAGGCCTCGCGCAGCGCCGCGCGGGTACGCGCCGACGGCAGCCCGGTGCTGTTGCCCGAGCAGGACCGGGCGCGCTGGGACTGGCTGCAGATCGCGCGCGGCCAGGACGCGCTGCGGCGCGCGCAGGCGCTGGGTGGCGATGACGACGCCTACGTGTTGCAGGCGGCCATCGCCGAATGCCATGCCTGCGCGCGGCGTGCCGAGGACACCGATTGGGCGCGGCTGGCGGCGCTGTACGCGCGGCTGGCGCAGCTGCATCCCTCGCCGGTGGTGGAACTCAACCGCGCGGTCGCGGTGGCGCGCGCCGAGGGCGCGGCTGCGGCCTGGGCCTTGCTGCAACCCTTGCGCGAGGATCCGCGGCTGCGCGACTACGCGCCGCTGGCCGCGGCCTGCGGCGATGTGCTGCAGCGTCTGGGCCGCACCGACGAGGCGCGCGCGGCCTTCGCGCAGGCCGCCGCGCTCACCGCCAACGCGCGCGAGCGGCAGGCGCTGCTGGCGCGCGCGGCGGCGCTCTAG